The Vanessa cardui chromosome 27, ilVanCard2.1, whole genome shotgun sequence region TCTCAGTGTTCCAAAACAGTCTGTCTTTTGATTTTTAAGACATCTCAATAGTAAAggactattataaaaattgtccATTACTAATGTATGTCCACGGTGAAGCAGGGGCTCGATCAAGTCGTATACAATCTTGGCAGTAGCCGTTGTAGGTCGGTCATTGTAAAAACTCGTCGATAGACTGTTATTCGTCTCGTCATTATCAGGTCTGTCAATCGGCTGTTCGTCGTCTGGTTGGTCCACCTGTCCGTCTGTATTGTCAGCAGTCACTTCTGTGTCTTTGCCTGTGTACACAAAAAACGCCCAGAGATAGCCACTAGCCGAATCACACAGCTCATATGTTTTCACACCCACTTTTGCGGCCTTGGACTTTATCTTTTGGGCGAAACTCAGCCTGCCGTGCCATTTGAGGAGTGATTCGTCAATGGCTATCACTTGCGAAGGCATGTACAGAGTCgaaaactttttgttaaaataatctaGTATGGGTCGTATCTTACATAGTTTAGTCTTGTCCTGTAATGTCTGCGTGTCGGCAAAGTGAATCATTGTTTTTAACAATAGAAATCTGTTATAagacattatttttgaaaaatattggaatgttccaaacccgtTAAATCTAAAATATGCCTCTTCTTCCGGTAAAGGAAAGAGGCCCTGTAGGatttgtattgttaaaaatgtgATCATTTCGTTTCTGTCGGTAGGAGACCACCGGTTGAACCGAGAGTGAGTGGATAGCTGATTCTGCTCTCGCAGCAAAGCTATCTTCTGCTCTGCGTACCGATTGGTCTCTGTGCAAATAACATCGATAAAGTCGACGTCGAACATCTTGTCGAAAATGTCAGTCGGTCGAGTCTGGACATTAACGTCAAAAGTTGGTCCTGACGTTCCAGTAAATATCTCACGCTGACCGTGgaaagtctgtctgtctttacTCCAGTTAAAAGTGTAACTGTCATCGGGCATAATGTCACGTACAGCTCGATCATTAGCGTCATCTTCCGCCTGTAAAACTTTGGTCTGAAAAGCAGTTAAGTCATTAACGCATGCAGGTTCAGCCGCAGTGTTACGCTCCAATCTAATCGGGAGGATATCACTGTCCAAGTCATCAATATTTAGGTTGTCATCATTGTCACTGTCATAGAAGTCAAGCAGTCGCAACCACTCATCCATGTCAGTTGCATAACTGTGATCATTGACACCTGaaataaactttgtatataaaaccCATCACCCTTACTGATACTAGTATGAATAAACACCGGCTATTAATACTAACAAATTGCCGGGGGACCAGAACTACAAGGGCTGGAAGTGGATGCCGCGGCAACGACAACTTCTGCACCGATTTCTGtacaaaagaaatttaattgaactaaaaacaataagaattGATCAGAATCTGATTCTGACTTTTGATTGGTAAAAGTTAGTTAATTAGCAGTCAGAATCAGATtctgaaaaatatttgctttttgaCATTTGCTGTTAGGTCCAGTCTCTTTCTTCCAGCTTTGTTGACTGAAACAAACAGATTTTTCACGCAAAATTATTCTTACCATGATTCAAATAGACAGAAAAAACATACCGGGTATAATAAGAGCTGCATCAGAGGGACACCGTTctgtaaaaataactttagatGTAACGTATTTTAAACTAGGCAAAGTAGTGCGGCATAAGAAAGAACCTTCTTAACGACAGAATGAGATACGCCTGACTTAAATGCAACCACTGCTGGTTCTGTTcagttttcttaaattaatagcTTTACTTGACCACCACCACCACTTTATTCATGGCAAATCTCTAATAACCACAACACGATCAAGTCATGATCTTACCTACAAATTGAGGGCCACGTGATGTGGATGGAACTGCTGCGGGTTCACCTGGACGAGTGTACGAGTGTtctgaaacaaacaaatttagatATAGCGCACTTTATACATGGCAAATCACTAATAACCACAACACGATCAAGTCATGACCTTACCTACAAATTGAGGGCCACGTGATGTGGATGGAACTGCTGCGGGTTCACCTGGACGAGTGTACGAGTGTtctgaaacaaacaaatttacatGTAGCGAACTTTAAACAAGGCAAATTACTAATGACAATGAGGTAATGATCTTACGTCCTGGTAGGTCTTTGAAGACGCAGGGTATTCGTTCTGGAGATGCctttctgtaaaataattatgtattgtaatatgttaCTGAAAAGACAAActgatagttttaatatatagcgatattacacacaaacacacacacatatatatatatatatatatgtgtgtgtgtgtgtatatatatattcattcttTGTTGCTCGTTTGCGTGGTGGTGCATCCGGTAGGAGCATGCGCTCCAGTTCAGCTTCCCGTTTGCGGGTTAAAAATTTTCGCTTCGCCTCTGCCGGGAGCGCGTTAATGCAGCGTTGGGTGAGTTGCCTCTCCGCCCGGATTTGGTGTAACGGGTCTTCTTGAATAGCActgaaaaaagtaatttttaaaaaagctgtAAAATATATGTCTGTATACATATGTCTTCCTGCAGACTTTTTCGATTGCTATCATAGAAAAAGATACGCACGCCTGTCCACCTCGTCCTCTCCCACGGCCTTGTCCTCGCGCATGCCCACGTCCACGTCGACGCGCCCCTCTTGCCGCATTGTTACTAATAgatctaaaaaataattataaactgttACTACTACTTTACGCTTTAATAgttgcaaaataaaaagttgTCACATATGGGACCCTTTTACTAAAAAAACGTTCACTTACAGTTGATCAATCAGCACATCACCACGTCCCCCACGGCCTTGGCTGCCACTGCCTTGGCCACCACAAACATTTATATTCTCAGAcctaaaatttgtataattcaatgttagatttcttaaaaataaaaatattcacattCACGTTAAAACAGAATACAAAGcagcaaataaattttaagattttttgttaGACATATTTTCCAAAACTCCAACtccaacacacacacatacacaaagcaacaaaaatgatactgcatatttttttatttatatattcttctcGTCACAGAACTAATCATGGATTGTCATTCATAATAAGCGTGTATGCAAAATTTAAACTCAATAGGATGAGGATAAGTGCTTTAAAATTTAGTTGCAAGATATAACCCGAACAAACAATAAagtcaaataaaagtttttaataaaaaaagctaattaAAAGGTCCACACCAAATTTTAAAAACGCAAAACCAAATAAAAGCAAAAGCCAACGTGGAAAACCCATATCCCGCACAGTACCGTGTGCCGTTTGTACAAACCCttattttgacaaaatacgTAAACGTTACGGGCGGCGTAGTCGCCCGCCATTAAAATCTGCGGAACAGgacaataaaacttaaaatactcacttcttttgtaacattttaaccTTGAGAGGGTGTTTAAGCAGTAATTATGAATTGTTTACTGTCTAcaagtaattattaatcaatattttttagaatcaaCAGAAAAATATGGCTTAAATCTAGCGaacaacaaaacatattttgtttccATGTCAATTTATCGTCGCAACAGACTTTATTCATAGGATATTTGACAATATTCGTTGAGTATGAATCTCAACAATAAATTCGATATACGATAATCAtacattaaaatagtaaaaacagaaatacttacatTATAAACACTAGCACAACCAAAGCACTTCACCAAAACACAAGAGTgatatttgacatttttttttttaaatttctgagTAGCCACAGACTTCTGATGAATGAAACAGTACACGTTTTTTATCATAGATACGTATAGTGTCGAAAAAAATAAGCTATTTCAACgataacataaagaaaaacgacttaaaaattaacaagtCTGTTGGGCTGCCATAGTCGCCCTAACGTTCAACCGGAAAAATTTTTGGGCGACTATAGTCGCCCGGACGTTTGAGTGGTTAAGGTATCATTTAGAAgagttgttttatttacatcggAATGTTTAGTCAAGGGTGCCTTCTtaattttgtagatttttttaacaagtCTCAAGTTATTGATAGAAGCATATTAAGTCAGTAGAGGACAGTAGTTTTCTGTTGAAATTTTAGACATTCCCCGCAATTACAAGGCAGAGGGGGTGTGAGGTAACCCCGCGAGGTCAATGACTTATATCTCCTTAAGAAGAATCACAAATAATTGTAGTTGATAAGATTGTTAATGgagatcattattttataaacagcgTTGTAGAAATTCCACTATGATGATACAAGTACCTTTATTAGTTGTGACATATAGCTTTCCCCTATTTCAACCTCAAAAGGGGGGtcgatttcaaaatatacaatattagtataccTCCACATTATCTATAGCACATACATGTTAAAACTTCAAGTATTTCACTTAAAAACACACAAGAATTACATAACTATGTACAAAAAAAGGTACTAAggaacgtatagtacgacacaacttaaatgtcgcatcggaaaaattcgtaaaaccgatcacattcgaattgagtacgctgtcccaaattatcaatatttatttcttatgcgaatatgatctttacacaaacgtaataacttgtaatatcatatgaccgaatatattcgacagtttgacacgtcgatttacatgcacttgttttctctgacgcgtgaatctatagcgacgaatagcgtcgaatggcgcgatagggagctatttctattggttttgtaaatcggcaataatctgttttattttcattccattgcattttacgatgctacatctaatttgtgtcatactatacctgCTAAgtttcaagtttgtaggtgtttttcagtttttttgattaataagCGAGTAGAATTTCGCTTTTATGTACATTAATATACAGTTTAAAATACCGTGCgttgaattaaattgatttgaatatatatttttattgtaaaactttgatttgtacagtcggggtaagaaaaggttcgtcgccttaagatctattttcgcgtgctcagtatgaacggTAATCTGCTTGaacgatcgagaatatatgacactgacagacatatctTGACAATTTAGttgaagatatcatatctaatttaaatatggaatgactaattacgccattaaaaagatttcatgttgaaataaaactagacgcagtccaaagatgttacactattttgaaccgaGTTATCATAccatgtaagtttaattttgcaTGCAATTGTCAGTTtaagcttaagacttgataaaggaattaatttgaaaactgacgaaggttttcttactctgactgtacgtcTATATATAGACAGTTGACCACAATACGCACACTAGTGAAGTAGTTTGACGTTTagagcacacacacacacacacatcgaGATgataaagtatagtacgacacaacttagatgtcgcatcggcaaaattcgtaaaaccgatcacatccgaaataagcacgctatctcaaattatcaatatttgtttcttatattaatgtgatctttacacaaacgtaataacttgtaatatcatatgacctaatatattcctgtttgacacgtcgatttacatgcactcgctttctcgggttgaactgacgcgagaatctatagcgacgaatagcgtcgaatggcgcgatagggagctatttctattggttatgtcggcagtaatcggttttattgaatttgccgatgttacatctaagttgtgtcgtactatacgacaCTTagtctagatatataaataatctaaattaaaaacttcatcacaaataaagaaaaaaacagaaTAATTTTTTATGCTGTGATTACTTTATATGTTTATAGTAATATGAGTTCTAATGCAATTGACTTAAAGTAACTAATCCTTTAACTTCTTTTGTACGTATTCTTACTTTAAAGTACTTACATTCTtttggttaaaataaatttatcttttgtaaaacaacaaaaaatattataaaactttaaatataagacGGCTgacgttattatattattatttatactatattgaaaattatattgttttaggttatgttttttatttcccgcctaaattgtaatgttttttttttttattttaacacaatgttgtggctttaatttaattttttcgtcCTAAGAATCtctttttgtgatttttttaaagataactattttgtattgttttatattatatacaaatttatagtatttttatgtatataaatgattaaaattgttttatttaaaataagattgtattgtaaaaaaataaaatatattatgtcgtATAAGATACAAacgaattattttctttgtatatagtttgaaaaaagtttttttatatatctatagacACAATGAAACATTCcacgtaatatatatatgtattacaaataaagttacctatttacaaataataaatgcgtttcatttaataacttacaaaaaggaatactttacaaaataaaaaatattgcatttttagtagttaagtaattattaactataataaattattacaatctaATTTTGCTACcacaattttttctttattgtgtatttatttttggctgattcttctatgcgtatcagcctacggatgaacttggataaaaccaaggacatgttcaatgaacatgttctaccggaaccgactgcgatacacggtaccgtcctcgaagttgttcaaaaatatgtctacctcgggcagactctgcgattaggtagaaacaaccttcaattcagctgggttgggcagcgtttgggaagttacgtcggatctttacatcgtcaacccacagtgccttaagacgaaagtcttcaaccagtgcgtcctacccgtcatgacatacggagccgaa contains the following coding sequences:
- the LOC124541061 gene encoding piggyBac transposable element-derived protein 4-like translates to MDEWLRLLDFYDSDNDDNLNIDDLDSDILPIRLERNTAAEPACVNDLTAFQTKVLQAEDDANDRAVRDIMPDDSYTFNWSKDRQTFHGQREIFTGTSGPTFDVNVQTRPTDIFDKMFDVDFIDVICTETNRYAEQKIALLREQNQLSTHSRFNRWSPTDRNEMITFLTIQILQGLFPLPEEEAYFRFNGFGTFQYFSKIMSYNRFLLLKTMIHFADTQTLQDKTKLCKIRPILDYFNKKFSTLYMPSQVIAIDESLLKWHGRLSFAQKIKSKAAKVGVKTYELCDSASGYLWAFFVYTGKDTEVTADNTDGQVDQPDDEQPIDRPDNDETNNSLSTSFYNDRPTTATAKIVYDLIEPLLHRGHTLVMDNFYNSPLLLRCLKNQKTDCFGTLRLNREFLPDAVRHLKKTELRQGEVVATYCSDLSVLVWRDANIVSLISTHHNLQIETTDKYNRLSYKPSIVLDYNKTMGGIDRKDQFLSAQPVERVRNRVWYKKLFRRLYNVAIFNCFVIFSSVHRKISHRKFRTVLAEDLLKRHRQIDLTSESRHLNVRSNTTGQVVTTVNRPTVRHKTQARPIVDSNHFPVRTGSKNTCCWMCPKKTRTIWKCEECDVNLCIEGCFKAYHKP